GGCGAAGGGCGTTTAGGCGGATGAAGCCGGTGGCGTCGGCCTGGTCGTAGACCTCATCGGCTTCAAAGGTCGCGAACTCAGGTCGGTAGAGACCTACGGTGCTCGAGCGACCGACAACCGAACAGCTTCCTTTGTAAAGCTTCAAGCGCGCGGTGCCCGTCACCCCGCGCTGGGCCTCGTCAATGGTGGTTTGGAGCAGGCGCATCTCGGGCGAGAACCAGTAGCCGTAGTAGATGAGCTCGCTGTAGCGGGGGATGAGGCTATCGCGCAGGTGCATCACCTCCCGGTCCATGGTGATGGACTCTACGGCCTTGTGGGCCGCATGGAGGAGCGTGCCGCCCGGCGTTTCGTAGACCCCCCGGCTTTTAATCCCTACGTAGCGGTTCTCTACGAGGTCGAGCCGCCCGATACCGTGGGGGGCGGCGATGGCGTTGGCGCGCTCGAGCAGGGCCACGGGGCTCAGGGCCTCGCCGTCGATGGCCACCGGGTCGCCTTCGCGGTAGTCAACCTCCACGTACTTAGGCTCGTCGGGGGCCATCTCCGGCGCGGTGGTCACGAGAAACATAGCCTCGTCGGGCTCCCGCCACGGGTCCTCGAGGATGCCCCCCTCGTAGCTCGTATGAAGCATGTTACGGTCGACCGAGTAAGGCTTCTCCGCGCTCACGGGCACGGGAATTTCTCGCTCCCGGGCGTAGGAGAGGAGCGCCTCTCGGGAGTTGAGGTCCCACTCCCGCCAGGGAGCGATTATGGTTATATCGGGGTCGAGGGCGTAGTAGGTGAGCTCGAAGCGGACCTGGTCGTTGCCTTTTCCCGTGGCTCCGTGGCTCACGGTGTCCGC
The nucleotide sequence above comes from Nitrospinota bacterium. Encoded proteins:
- a CDS encoding argininosuccinate synthase — translated: MITHSAPKPEKIVLAYSGGLDTSVILAWLKETYKADVIAYVADLGQEEDLPAIEAKAVATGATSAVTDDLRETFVRDFVWPALRGNAVYEGGYLLGTSIARPCIAQGQMACAAREGADTVSHGATGKGNDQVRFELTYYALDPDITIIAPWREWDLNSREALLSYAREREIPVPVSAEKPYSVDRNMLHTSYEGGILEDPWREPDEAMFLVTTAPEMAPDEPKYVEVDYREGDPVAIDGEALSPVALLERANAIAAPHGIGRLDLVENRYVGIKSRGVYETPGGTLLHAAHKAVESITMDREVMHLRDSLIPRYSELIYYGYWFSPEMRLLQTTIDEAQRGVTGTARLKLYKGSCSVVGRSSTVGLYRPEFATFEADEVYDQADATGFIRLNALRLRIQALQRRK